The DNA region TCAGCCGGTATCGCGGCACATAGCCGCCATACGTACAAATTCCTGCCATAATGCAATCTCCTTTCCTTGGGTAGTCTCAAAAAAACTCAGCCCGGCCGTTACCATCGGGCCTGACAATCTTCATGCAGCCTTTGATTATTAAACGAACTGAACCTGCTGGAGCATCTCTTTTTCCCTTATCAGCCGGGTAATCTCGCGGCGGCGCATTTCGTCCGCAACCGGCCGGATCCGGGAGACGGCGGTCCCCTGCTTGTCTGTTGTGCTTTTCCATTGCTCCACCATACCGTACACCAGGACATAAGCACATCCGCCGGCCCCGCAGCAAGTGGCATCGAAAAGGGCATAACCTTTTAAATACAGGACCTCCCCGTCCGCAACCGGCAGCCGGACTTCATCGGTGAACCGGTAGTGGCCGCCGATGGCCATCACCGTCTCATCCAGATCCTTGTGCACATATTCCAACAGCTCGTCTGTCATCCTTGCCCGAACCTCCTTGAATCCATGCTTTTAGCGCTGCAAGTAATGATTACTTACCTCCCAGGCCCATCTCCGGCCGCACCCCTTTCAAGGGCCCCCCTGCCGGTTTCAGCCGGCGCCATCCGCTTTTTTTTCGATCCCGGAAAAAATAAGCGCTCCCAACTGAGAGGCACCGGCGCCCGAATCAATTTCATGGCCGAAAATAACCGGGGCCATGCAGAAATGTTCAATACTGCCCAATATCAGGTCCCGGACGCGCGCCGGCGCGACATCATCCCGGATTTCGTCGTTTGCCATGCCCTCCCGGATGATCTGCATGACCAGGCGGCCATATGTCTGGACCAGCTGGTAGGTTTCACTTTCAAAATAGCCGGGGAAATTTCTCACCTCCAGCAAAAGAATACGGGCCAGCACCCGGTTGCTGTCATACATCCGGATATGCACCTGGATCAGGCTCCTCAATTTGTCCAGGGCCCCCTGGCTGGATTTCAGGTCCTGCTGCACCTGGGCCTGAAAATCGAGCATATAGTCGTGCAAAACCTGGTGGAGCAGCCCCCGCTTGTTCTCAAAATACCGGTATATGAGGGATTCATTGACACCGGCCTCCCGGGAGATCTCGGCATTGGTGATGGAGTTGAAATCCTTGTATTCAAGAATCCGGCTGAGTGCATCCGCCAGTTTTTCTCTGGCTGGCGGCAGGGGGGATTCCGTCAGAATCGCTGCATCGGGGGGATTGGATTCCGTATTAGGCATTTACTGTCTTTTCCTGTCAAAAAACCGGCTGGCCGTCCTTGAACAAACCGGCGCCTATCGTAAAGTCCGGCCTCATAAATTCATAAACATAGTAAGTAATTATTACTTACGCTGCGGACTGTCAAGCACTAATTTTAACCCAACCATAGAAAACGCTCCCCTTCGCCTGGCTGCTTGCCCCTCAGCCGTTAGCCGTTAATCGTTAACAGATAACAGATAACAGATAACCGATAACAGATAACCATTAACCATTAACCGATAACCGATAACCGTTTTTAAAGCATCCCGGCAGCAAGGCGCCCGAGACAACCGGTCTCAGCGTTTTGGCCACCGGCAGGGCAGCTCCCGCTTTCAGGGCATCCCCGATCAAAAACGGCAGCACCCCGACGCTCACCGCCTTTGCCCAGCCCATGCCCGTTATCAGCTTCAGCCAGGAGGCGCCGATGGCATAGACAAGGGCGGCCCCGCAGATAAGGGCGGCCAGATCCAGCATCAGCCGCCTGCCCCCTTTTTCACTGATCAGCCCGATCATCCATACGGCCGGCAGGTAGTTCAACAGATAACCGCCGGTCGGCCCGGCAATACGCCCAATGCCGGCGGTTCCGACGGCAAACACCGGCAGGCCGATAAGGCCGGCAAACAGATAGATCCCCACACAGGCAAGGCCCCAGCGGCGCCCCAATATCAGGCCGGCCAGCATGACAAAAAAGTTCTGCAGAACGATGGGCACCAATCCGAGGGGAATGCAATATAGCTGCCTGCGGCAATAAGTGCCGCGAAAAGGGAAACATACACGTTGTTTGCAAAAATTGATCGTTCGGCCAGTTCTTAAAAGCGAGGAAATCAGATTTCGCGACCTGATGCAAAAGCACCATTATTTGGGATTTGTTCCCAAAATGGGCCAAACACTATGGTACGTCGGCTGTATAGGGGAGCAATGGACATCGTTGCTCGGCTTTTCGGTCGCCGCTTTAAAATGCAAAGCCCGGGACAACTGGATTGGATGGGACTATCGTGTCCAATACGGCCCCTTGAAGGTGATTGCTAACAACAACCGTTTTCTGATCCTGCCAAACTGGCATATCCGGAATTTGGGGTCTCGAACCTTGGCGCTTTGCCTGAAGAGAATCGGGGACGATTGGATCAAATTTTTCGGATACAGAGTCGCTTTGGCGGAAACATTTGTCGATCCGGAGTTGTTTTCGGGCGCCGTCTAAAAGGCTTCGAACTGGCTGTTCGTCGGTCGGACGCGAGGTTTCGCCAGACAAAACAACGGCTATGCGGGGACGGTTGGAACTTCGAAACTGGTCTTCGTAAAACCTCTGGTCAAAAATGCGAGACGGGTTTTATCTCGGCCTTTTCTGGAAAACGAACATAAAAAAGCGGGAGGTAAAATGAATCTCAAAGCCGACCACATGCACTCGTTGCCGGATTTTTTCAAAACGACCCCCGATCCTCGCAGAGCCCAGGGCAGACGGCACAGCTTGCCGACGGTGCTTGCGATAGCCGCAGGCGCAATCCTATGCGGAATGCGCGGATACAAGGCGATTTCGGACTGGGCAAACGGACTGGGACAAAAAGCCAGAGCCCGTTTTGGTTGCAGAAGGGAAAAAGGCCGATACGTCGTGCCAAGCGAATCGATCATCAGGGACGTTTTGGTGCGCGTGAATCCCGACGATCACGATTCTGCACTTCAAAAGTGGAATGAAGCCTTCGGCGCTCAAGACGACGGCTTGGCGATCGACGGCAAAGTCATGTGCAACGCCGTCAACGAAGACGACAGGCAGATCCATGTCATGAACGTGGTCGGCCATGACAGCAATATTTGCTACACCCAAAAAAAGTAGGTACACTGCCCGTCGGCGAAGATTCGGAAGAACAAAAGCAAACCAACGAGATCAAGATAGCCATCCCTCTGCTAGAGGTTCTCGCCATAGAAGGCAAAAACATAACGGCCGACGCCTTGCACACCCAGACAAATTTTGCCGATTACACAGTCCAACAGCGAAATGCTCATTATTTTCTGATCGCGAAAAACAACCAGCCCACCCTGCGCTCCGACATCGAGTTCTATTTTCGCAATATCGACTCGGAACCGGAAGACGTCGATGTTTCCAGCGGGGAACAC from Desulfobacterales bacterium includes:
- a CDS encoding biotin transporter BioY, coding for MPIVLQNFFVMLAGLILGRRWGLACVGIYLFAGLIGLPVFAVGTAGIGRIAGPTGGYLLNYLPAVWMIGLISEKGGRRLMLDLAALICGAALVYAIGASWLKLITGMGWAKAVSVGVLPFLIGDALKAGAALPVAKTLRPVVSGALLPGCFKNGYRLSVNG
- a CDS encoding DUF4338 domain-containing protein, with the protein product MQKLIVRPVLKSEEIRFRDLMQKHHYLGFVPKMGQTLWYVGCIGEQWTSLLGFSVAALKCKARDNWIGWDYRVQYGPLKVIANNNRFLILPNWHIRNLGSRTLALCLKRIGDDWIKFFGYRVALAETFVDPELFSGAV
- a CDS encoding transposase family protein — encoded protein: MNLKADHMHSLPDFFKTTPDPRRAQGRRHSLPTVLAIAAGAILCGMRGYKAISDWANGLGQKARARFGCRREKGRYVVPSESIIRDVLVRVNPDDHDSALQKWNEAFGAQDDGLAIDGKVMCNAVNEDDRQIHVMNVVGHDSNICYTQKK
- a CDS encoding TetR/AcrR family transcriptional regulator, translated to MPNTESNPPDAAILTESPLPPAREKLADALSRILEYKDFNSITNAEISREAGVNESLIYRYFENKRGLLHQVLHDYMLDFQAQVQQDLKSSQGALDKLRSLIQVHIRMYDSNRVLARILLLEVRNFPGYFESETYQLVQTYGRLVMQIIREGMANDEIRDDVAPARVRDLILGSIEHFCMAPVIFGHEIDSGAGASQLGALIFSGIEKKADGAG